The Saimiri boliviensis isolate mSaiBol1 chromosome 12, mSaiBol1.pri, whole genome shotgun sequence nucleotide sequence AGTGACTGAGGCTTAGGGAGTGTAAAAACTTTGTCCAAAGCTGTTCAGCTCTAGGCCGTTAGGGTGGTTGACCAGGGCCTTTTGATTCTGAACCCATGCGCCTGCCCACTAGACCATCCCCTGACATGAGCCCAGTGTCATGTGCACTGTGGGATGCATGGGATTGCATGCAGAGCACGCTTGGATCTAGGTATTTAACTCAGGTCCCTGAATAGTGAAATTTCCATAAATAAAGATGACTAAGAATctagatgaaaataattttcattgagATACCAGCTTACATCTTCCATCTAAATCAGGGATACAGTGAGTTTAAGTTTTTCCACTAAACTCTCAGGGTTCCTACACCTGCCGTAAGGCCTCAGTATAGCCCTAATTTTGATGGAAGCTGTAAGCTGGTATTTGAGTTGgaaattcacttaaaaattgtagtcaacatatttattttgaaatcaaattAATCACTGGTTTTGTTATAGAATTTACAAGGAGAAATGTTTATGTCAGAGTTAAAGtcgctttttattttttcccaggaAAGTGGGGTTTCCTGTGACATGAGACCTTTAGCTAAAAAATCAGGAATGTCTCAGATAATTTAGGACAAGCTGACCACCCTGTCAGAGCAGTAGTTTCTGACTATGGCTCCAGAGTGAGACAATTGAACTTTAATTGAATCAAATCAGAAAAGCCAGAAGaatgctgtggctgagctggtttGTGAATCTGTGAATGCTGAGAGCAGTTCCTTCCTTCCGTTCTTTTTGGGTGACCCAGGGCTGCTCCCAGAATGGGACAATGATCAATGATgccatttcttcttcctgctcAGCTCCAACCCTTTGCACTAAAGCTCCTCTTCACAGTgtggtcatttttctttcttctgctttcacCCATCACTAAgttcagattttcatttttcttttctttttttttttttttttttttttttgtctttcagccACAACTGTTACAGCTCCATATGCCACAGGTAAATGCAGACAAGActgtttccctctttctcttgcctcaCACAGAGATACTGTGTTTTGGGGTTGAACTCCAAATGGATCAATGAGAAAGGCATGTACCACGGACAATTCTTGTCCAAAAGAACTTGGTATTTCTGTACCTGATAATTGGATTCAGCCTTCATAATCCCTaattcctcctcccaccctctcagTGCTCCCCTTATGAGCCTCCTCCCAACTCCCCCCAACACCTCCAAGCCCCAGTAAGCCTTTACTGCTTCGGCCCTCCTGTCTAAGCAGCCTGCTGGGAAAGGAAAGGAGCCACCGCTCCACAGAGCCTGTGTCCCTGGAGGATGGGAGCCTCCTCTAAACACTTGGAGTCTGGAGATCTGAGCAGCTGGTCTATCCTTGGTGTCAGAAAACTGCTCCTCCCTCTAACCTGCCTTCTCCATGCTGTGGTCCTTCTGTCTTCCTTCAAGCTTCTCCATGAGGATGCAGGCTAGAGGGAGGAGCAGTTTTCTTGTGATGCAGGGTGGCTTGTTGGTTGGTGGATTATCTAGAGCCTAACCAGTTGCTGGGCACAGGCTAAGTGCTTTAGAAACCAGAACAGGTTTGACCACTCAAGCAAGGTGCTCTTTTCATCCTCAGTTACACTTGTGGAGCTGGAGGCATGATTGAACCTCAAGGAGATGGATTCTCATTTGTTCAGGGATTGGGCTGCTACAGGGGCAGGAGCACTGCCTATTTGTTATTTGTCTGACATGCcctaagaaaatatatgaaaagaaaatgtttgtgcTGATTTTCTGCTCACCAATCAGGCAATATGATtggtgagaaagtaaattttaataagGGAAGTTAAGTTCCTCTATTTCCCACTCATCATAAAAGAATTGTACTTTAAAATGCATGTGGGTCCCCTCATAATCTCTGAATAGACTAAAACCAAAAAGCCCACCTTGTTTGTGGAGCTATCAGACTGGGCCATTAAGGTTACACTTTCTTCCCAAGGATGGGAGGTTTGGGGAATCAGTAATGTCAGGGGCCCAGGGAATGGCACGAGCCAATCCCGGGCCAAGAGCATCCTTGCAATGCCTGGGCCCCATTTCTCCTCTTGTAGCACCCAGTGACTGTGGGGGCCACTACACGGATGACTATGGCAGGATCCTCAACTATGTTGGGCCGAAAACTGAATGTGTCTGGGTCATTGAGTACAGCCCCGGGGAGACACCCATGGTGGCCCTTCAAAACCTCAGGTGAGTACTGGGTTGTGAGTTTTCTTTGATGATGATGTTGTTATTTCTAGGAAGGATCTAATCTTGACTCTTAGGGTTCACCCTCTACCCGTCCATGACAGCCATTTGACACATAATCGGACTGCATTTTCACTTCCTGTTGAAAGCTTTTCACTGACTCCTTGTTCTCCAAATAAAATTTACCTTCTTGTCGTGCCTTGCACATTCTTCAGAACTGGCTTCTCTTCTCTGCTCACTTTTGATCACTTCTCTCTGGACCCCTCTATAAGCTGAGCCACTACACTAAGTTTCCTGAACACACCCGAGTCTAGAAGTTCCTTGCCTTTGCTCACACCtgtcctctgcctgaaatgcaTTCTTCAATCCCTGCCAGACTCATCTGCCCTCTGCAAAGGGTTTTCATGTCGTATTTCATGAGTTGGCTCAAGAGCAACAACCTCCGTAACAATAAAACCCCTTTCCTGACTCTGCAGAGGAGGACAGGTCTTTTTCTCACAGGGGCTTACATAGTACCCCCTGGAAAGCTCTACACTGAGTTTATAGTGTAAGGTTACTCTTGCGTATGACTTCATTTGTGTTTACTAGGAGTCTGTCTTTGGATTGCAGAtatttttcttgaatgaatgaacgaatgaatgaagtGATGAAGCCACAGAAGGCATTTCCAATGCAGCCTGAGTTAGTGCATTCCTATACCAGGGCACTGTTCATGGATTTCAGCATGGGAGCCACATTTCTATCAAGTCCAGACCAAGCCAAACACAGCCCACAATGGTGGTTGAGGCAAATGGTGAAATCTGTGTGACCCAGAGGTCCTGTTCCCTCCAGGCAGCCTATGGGTTCAGAATCCCACTGGGTTATGCAGGAGTTCTTGGGGTAAAGGACACTTAGAGACAGCTGCATCAAATACAAGGCTTAAACAATCTACCCACCCTGAGGCTCAGGAATTCAAAAAAGGATGAGTGGCCAAGGAGACCCAGATGGGGAAACAAGGAGAGAAGGAGGTTGAGGAAGAACCTGGAATGAAATAGTTGTGCACTTCCTATGTCATAATTTCCCCAGGGCCAGAGGGATGGGCAGCTCTGGACAGTTCCCCACATGGTCCTTTTGTCCTTTTCAAAGTTGATTTGGGATCTGACTGTCCCTGGCACCAAGGAGGGACGCGGGCAGGGCCAAGAGCAAAACTAGTATAAAGTCAGCTGTGTGTATCCTGGTGGGGTGTCCCTTTGTTGTCTTGTTATACCCCAGAGAGGCTCCAGGCCTCCCCCTGTGAAACCAAGACCTGCTGGGGGCAGAGGATGAGGGGTGGAGATCAGGACTGGAAAAGcacagggaggagaaggaagtggGGAGGCCTCCCAGGACTAAGAGCCCCCATGTGCAGTTTGTCTCACAGGATGGAGATAGAGACCCCTCTCCCCTCTGCCGTGAGTAAGCAAGGCCAAGCGTGCGCTGGGAGAGGGTTCATGCCGCACCTCTTCCTGTGCCATCTGTCAggggagaggaaggcagaaacCAGCGAGTGGTGTTCACACATTCATTTCTGGTGGTTTTCGTCCTGACACAGGTTGCGGTTTAAGGAAACACACCACTGTGCTGGCTGCATTCACTGTTTGGGGAATTTGAAACACAGCTGTTGCTTTGACTAAAATTCCTGGGTTGGAATCCTAGGGCCATGGGCTGGGCTTCCTGGGAGACACAGAAACCATGAGACTGGGAAGCTGCCTGCTGCCCTGGTGGAGGGGAAGGTTTCTGGGAAGATGGAGGGGATGCTCGGGGCCCTGCCTGCATTATTGAAGAACTGATGAACTTTCCTTCCCTTGTTCTTATCCGtccttgcatttctaacaagcaaAGCTGTTAGGATCCAATGTGGAGTCATTGGTGGAGGGAGGTGGCAGTCTAGCTGGAGGACAAATCCAAATGCTGATGTTTCCCTTTTCCTCTGACCTAGCAAACTCACCTGTGGCAAAGAGTATGTGGAAGTGCTGGATGGACCTCCAGGGTCTGAGTCCTTGGCCAGGAAGTGCAGCGGCTACACTCACATCTATCGCTCTTCTTCCAACATTATCACCATCAAGTACTCCAGAGAACCCAGTCACCCACCCTCCTTCTTtgaaatatattactttattGACCTTTGGGAATAGGTAGGTGGGGGGAAGAGGTACCTGCTCAtgctcccctgccctgcctgagCCTGGTTTTGTATATGTTGGGCAGAAGGTACACCTGTGACTGCAGAAATAAGATTGAGCCACGGTTCTTTTGGACCAGTGTTGGGTGAGGGAGAGGGAGTGTGACCCAGTGACCCTTCCAGAGAAACATACGGGTTCTGTCCCAGCATTTCTATACATACACATCTTTGAGGTTGGAAGATCAGATGTGAAAACTTCCTTTATCGTTCCTGTCCTCTTGATGTAGAAGCATGTATCTCTGAGAAGCCATCATCTTTCTTTCTACTGAATTTTATAAGCCCTGTGGcattttctaatgtatttatGCAAACTGAGTAGTATATCAACTGTATACTATAAGgaatgtataatatacatattctATATGACTAATcctagaaaatatataaagagatatgtatgtgtgtgtatgtatatatgtgtgtgtgtgtgcgtgtataaaCAAGACACTTGTGCCTCCTGGACTGAGATTATACTTGGTGCCCTATGAGTCATTCTCTGGACACACTGAAACACACAGCACATATTCCCCATCCCTAGGAGGCTTATATTCAATTGAGAACTGAAACCAGCTCACACGAAAGGTCAAACAGCAGCACAAGAAGCAATGGCCCCCGACACCTGCACCAGGCTGTGGGTGGGAACTGCAGACACTGCCAGCTCTGGGGTCTGCCCAGCTGTGCTGATCACACCAGGCTTCCCAGTGAGGTATAGCTCAGGCTGGACTCCAGCATAAGGCAGTCTGAAAAGGCTGGAGTAGGAAGTGCTGAGTAGGTGCCATAAGCAGGAGTGGAGTCACCCCAGTGcagtgtatttaaaaacaaaaacaacagagaaagatGTTCATTTCGTAGCCCCTCTGAGGGTTTCAGGAAGGGCAGAGCTCACACTAGGGACTGCATTGGGCATTTGAGTGCATTTCAAGCACATTGCTGAAGTGACTACTCCTTCCTTCACCATGGGTGAGGTCTCTCAGGGGACAGAAGAGGGCTCAGGTCTGTCTTGGTTCTGAGTGGGCCTgggttttttttctaagacactCAGTAGGCCCCAGGGAGGGACACAGTCCTTCTTGTATGTGACTGGGGGAGAGGAGGGCCAGTGACCTTCCAGAGCTGACCTTGCAGAGTATCCCTCTACCTATAAAGCTGGAAGGAGCATCTGGATCCTGTAAACCTCATGTGAAGCAGGCACCTCCGTCATGTTATCTAAGTTGTTCCAAATATTTGTCTTGGAGCTTGAAGGATCACCTGAAACTCACTGACATGTTCGGAGAAGAAAAACGAATCCTGCTTTTATTTGCCCTGTCTGGTTTTTCTAAATGTACAGGTACAGAGGCACTACAGGCAGACCTTGTCCGCTAGCTCTGACGCACGGCACACAGAAGCCTGGGACTTAGTGTGAGCAGGTTCAGGTCTTTAAAGTTCCCAGAGCACCCTGGAGTAGAATAATATGATGGGAGCAGCTGAGTCCTGGCTTCTGTTTAGCACTCTGATGTCTTTGACTGGAAATGGTCCAGGGAGACCTCAGCCAAAAAGCAgccaaagaaataacaaagttcCTGTGTCCAATCTCCTGCTGACTGACATGCGGCTCTAGGTCAGACTTTTCACCTGTCGACTATGATGTTCTCATGTATGAACTGGAGACACAAACAGGTGATAAAGAAACAACCATTAAACATTTACTCCACACAGCCTACTCTAGGTACAACAGGAATAATTTCACACAGGACACTTCATTTCCTCACGGCAAGAACTCTTTGGGGTAGTAGTACTGTTCTTAATTTACTTTAGCTTTGGGGAAATTGAGAGTTGAAAATAACTTCTCCAGAGGCACTCACTGTCATGCCAGCTTAGGGCTGTGACAAAGGCCATCTGACGCAGGGTCCGGGCTCCTCCCACCACATccatcacaagcatgagccacagagccacGTTACTCAAGGGATGCCTGCGATTGCACTCAGAGATACTATGTGATGGGTGCTTGAAATGATACCTCCATGAATTAAGACGTGTCATCTCCCCTCACCTAAACATTGCATTCAAGTTTATTATTGATTTCATTATGTAATTTACGGTAACCAAAAAGTAGGAAAAATTTGGTGTGGAAAAATCGTCTGTGTTTTGCCCAAGATCAGAGGTCCCACAGGCAAGAGATCTTCAATGATGAAGCAGCAAAAGCTATCTAAAACCAGGACCTTTGACCTTGGTCAAAGCAGAGTTTTCAGCCCATGGTGCCAAACTGGGGCTATGGCACTCTGAGTTGAATCAGAGAAACAAGGGGAAAGCAGTGAGCGAGCTGGTCCTCGACTGTTCAgagctgttttttctttcctccctttcttccaggTGACCCAGTGTTGTTCCCAGGGATGGGGACAGCAATGCCACCTCCTCTTCCTGCTCAGCTCTGTCCTTTTGCACTGAAGCAACTCTTCACAGTGTGGTCtttccattctcctgccttgacccaTTGGTAGCTTCCAGGTTtcaattttgcttttctgtttttatgtttatttagaaATCATCCATTTATGAAAATGACAAGAAGTAAATATGAGCAATGTATTTTCACCCTTTCCCTATTCTCACACAGGGACTATGTTTATCTGAGTTGGACACCAAATGTCTCAACAGGATGTGCTGGGCCATTTTCTCAGCCAAAGTAAAGTGGTACATGTATGTGAATGTCAGCTTAAGCATTGCTCAAGTCCAAAACTGCCCTCTGCACACATGGTTCCCTCTCTGTGCTCTCCCACCAAGTCCTCCAAGCCTCAGGAGGCCTCATCTGCACAGCCTCACTGGGCAGGGAAAGAGCCACCTCTCCACAGAGCCTGTGTCCGGGGAGGACAGGAGCCTCATGTAAATGCCTAGAGTCTGGAGAGCTGAGGGGCTGCTCCATCTTCCGAGTCATAGATGACAGCCttgaagaaagagggaagaactGTAGCATGGAGGATGCAGGTTAGGGGGAGGAGTGGTTTCCTTGTGATGTAGGCTGCttgttgatttatttgtttaccaagtatgatttatttgtttaacaAGTATTTTCCTACAGGACAAATCTTGAAACATGTGAACGCATTGGGTCCTAAACACCCTGAGGAAACTGCTATATTTGTCCTCATTATACAGTGCAGAAACTGAGCCCTCACTGAAAATGATGGGAGCCCATCAGACATATCTTTAAGGCAGGTGGATTCTCATTTTCTCAGGAGTTAAGCCTTTGTGATGGTTAACTGTAAGTGTCAACTTTACTGGATAAGAAGATAACTGGGAAAGCATCATTACTGGGTgagtctgtgagggtgtttctggagcAGATTGGTGTGTGAGTCACTGAACTGAGTTGGGAAGATACACCTTCAATGTGAGTGGTCGCCCATCCAAGCCACTGGGGCCCAGATAGGAAAAACATGCAGGTAAAAGGTGAAATGCTTTCATTGTCTTTTAGCATTGGGACATCCTTCTCTTCCCATTAGACATCAGAACTATTAGTTATTTGGCCTTTGGACATTGAGACTTGTAGTAGTGGTCTTTTAGCTTCTTGAGTTTCATCCTCAGACTGAGAGTGTCACCACCATCATCTCTTATTGTGAGTTGTTCAGACTTAGATTGAGCCACACAATAGGCATCCCTGGGTCTCTCCATCCCTTGCAGATGGCCTCTCATGAGACTTCCCTGCCTCCATAATGgcatgagccaattcccctaAGAAATAAATTCCCTATCTCtcgctatctatctatctatcttctatctagctatctatccatccatcatctctctctctctgtatctttcTCATCTATCAAATCGGTTCTGCCTCTAGAGAATCCTGATGAATGCAATCTGTCTTGAGGCAGAATTGACAATTTGCTGTCTCTCTGGCCTTCAGTAGCAAAATAATTCCAGGGAACACAAATGAGAAGTTGGTGCTGGCTTTCTGCTCAAAAATCTGGAAATGTGGTGAAAATGAAGTGTTTTAGGGAGTAGATGTTAAATTTCCTCTATTTCCCACTGATCAataaaaaattttgcttttattttatttttaaaaatttatttattttactttaggtgcatactatatctggcatttctccccatgttatccctccccaccccccactgtctctcccctaacccccccaactgccccccagtgtgtgatgctcccctccctgagtccacatgttctcattgttcgacacccacctatgagtgagaacatatggtgtttggctttctgttcttgagtcagtttgttgacaatgatggtttccagattcatccaagtccctacaaaggacaggaactcattttttatgtctgcttagtattccatggtgtgtatttaccacattttctttgtccagcctatcattgatgggcatttgggttggttccaggtctttgctattgtacacagggctgtaATGAacacaggtgtgcatgtgtctttatagtagaacaatttatagttctttgggtatatacccagtaatggggttgctgggtcaaatggaatttctatttctagatccttgagaaatcaccacactgtcttccacaatggttgaactaatttacactcccatcgactgtgtaagagtgtttctatttctccatatcctctccagaatctgttgtctccagattttttaatgatcaacattctaactggcatgagatagtatctcagtgtggttttgatttgcatttctctaatgaccagtgatgatgagcatttgttcatatgtttgttggcctcatatatgtcttcttttggaaagtatctgttcatatcctttgcccccttttgaatgggattgtttcttttttttcttgtatatctgttttagttctttgtagatactggatattagccctttgtcagatgggtagattgcaataattttttcccattctgttggttgtcaattCACTccaatgatggtttcttttgctgtacagaaactctggaatTTAGTTAGgtaccatttgtctatcttggcttttattgccattgattttggtgttttagtcatgaagtccttgcctatgcctatgtgctGGATGGTTTTGcgtatattttcttctagtgtttttatggtattaggttttatgtttaaatcttttatccatctggagttaattttagtgtaaggtgacaggtaagggtccagtttctgctttctgcacattgctagccagttttcccaacaccatttattaaacatagggtcctttccccattgcttgtttttgccaggtttgtcaaagatcagatggttgtagatgtgtggtgtttcttctgggatctctgttctgttccattggtctatgtctctgttttggtaccagtaccatgctgttttgattactgtagccttgtagtatagtttgaagtctggcagtgtgatgcctccagctttgttctttttgcttaggattgtcttggctatgtggagtcttttgtgattccatatgaagtttaaagtggttttttcccattctgtgaagaaggtcattggtagcttgctggggatagcattgaatttgtagataactttgggcagtatggccattttcacaatattgattcttcctaaccatgagtatggaatgtttctccatctgtttgtgtcctcttttattttgctgagcagtgttttttagttctccttgaagaggtcctatacatcctttgttagttgtattcctaagtattttattctctttctagcaattgtgaatgagagtttactcttgatttggctctctgtttgtctgttattggtatataagaatgcttgtgatttctgcacattgattttgtatcctgagattttgctgaagttacttatcagtttgagaagattttgggctgagacaatgaagtcttctagatatacaatcacgttatctgcaaatagagacagtttgacttcctcctttcctgatgGAATaccctatatttctttttcttgaccgatttctctggctagaacttccaatactatattgaataggagtggtgagagagggcatccttgtctagtgcctgatttcaaagggaattcttccagcttttgcccatttagtatgatattggctgtaggtttgtcatatatagcttttagcattttatgatacattctatcaatacctagtttattgagagtttttagcaggaAATCAGTGCTTTGGTGAGCTACCTTAATGGCTATTACTATACTATAACTGGGTTAGTATGTTAGGCCATgcttgcattgttataaagaaatacctgacactgggtaatttataagaaaagaggtttaattggcttatgggtctccaggctatacaggaagcatagcagcatctgcttctggggaggccttgggaggcttccaatcatggtggaaggcaaagcaggagagagagagagttggggaAGAGGTGCTACACacacgcttttaaacaaccacatctc carries:
- the SPADH gene encoding CUB domain-containing protein yields the protein MRLARAFAWALLCSTATTVTAPYATAPSDCGGHYTDDYGRILNYVGPKTECVWVIEYSPGETPMVALQNLSKLTCGKEYVEVLDGPPGSESLARKCSGYTHIYRSSSNIITIKYSREPSHPPSFFEIYYFIDLWE